A DNA window from Nitrospira sp. contains the following coding sequences:
- a CDS encoding conserved membrane protein of unknown function (Evidence 4 : Unknown function but conserved in other organisms; MaGe:77308815) has protein sequence MSQVALVWIHLLAAVSWIGGTVFLSLVLAPSYRAMASKPDAGALFRTSAKRFRLVVWGAASVLLLTGPMLAFSHGWPLFEPAQWPSPLRVKLALVAALLLLTLAHDLVLGPRVRAILVHAPNQRTASDRMVLAAATWLPRMALLLSLAVLFAAVSLVRS, from the coding sequence ATGTCGCAAGTGGCCCTCGTGTGGATACATCTTCTCGCGGCAGTCAGTTGGATTGGAGGAACGGTTTTTCTTTCCCTTGTCCTAGCCCCGTCCTATCGGGCCATGGCATCGAAGCCCGATGCCGGAGCCCTGTTCCGAACGTCGGCAAAGCGGTTTCGCCTGGTGGTGTGGGGAGCGGCCTCCGTTCTCTTATTGACCGGGCCGATGCTGGCCTTCTCCCACGGATGGCCGCTCTTCGAGCCGGCTCAATGGCCGTCTCCCTTGAGAGTGAAGCTGGCGCTCGTGGCCGCGCTGCTGCTGCTGACCCTTGCCCACGATCTTGTCCTCGGCCCGCGCGTCCGGGCCATCCTCGTTCATGCCCCCAACCAACGAACGGCGTCTGATCGCATGGTTCTTGCCGCAGCTACCTGGTTGCCGCGCATGGCGCTTCTGCTTTCACTGGCCGTGCTGTTTGCCGCAGTCTCGCTGGTCCGGTCCTAA
- a CDS encoding FGE-sulfatase domain-containing protein (MaGe:77308818), producing the protein MARRVTFSIAVAVALWMMLQPVGVSLADHESSAQPPLWTPLDEVEQMAMTDVPGGMVMVPAGEFLMGSDPRKDPAAGPQEQPLHRVTLDAFEIDRYEVSNVEYLRFVLSTGASWPQFWRAKPFPDKMATHPVINVSWQEADAYCRWTGKRLPTEAEWEKAARGSDGRMFPWGDEPAGWIKSNIAHPGSKRGAKYPPLANINRYDKGVSPYGVYQLAGNVSEWVSDWFDPDYYRKGITENPQGPDDGELKVFRGGSWNEDPEVARSAGRNGGEPTRKSYLTGFRCAKSGAGNQPAASNYQLTQTP; encoded by the coding sequence ATGGCCAGAAGGGTGACGTTCAGCATAGCCGTGGCGGTGGCACTGTGGATGATGCTTCAACCCGTGGGCGTTTCGCTGGCCGATCATGAATCGTCGGCGCAGCCCCCGCTCTGGACGCCGCTGGACGAAGTCGAGCAGATGGCCATGACGGATGTGCCGGGCGGCATGGTCATGGTGCCGGCCGGTGAGTTTTTGATGGGGAGCGATCCCCGAAAAGATCCCGCGGCAGGTCCGCAAGAACAGCCGCTGCACCGGGTGACTCTCGATGCGTTCGAGATCGATCGCTACGAAGTCTCGAACGTGGAATATCTCAGATTCGTGCTCTCCACTGGCGCGAGTTGGCCGCAGTTCTGGCGGGCCAAGCCGTTCCCCGACAAAATGGCCACCCATCCGGTGATCAACGTCAGTTGGCAGGAGGCCGATGCCTATTGCCGCTGGACCGGCAAGCGTTTGCCGACCGAAGCGGAGTGGGAGAAGGCGGCGCGGGGTTCGGACGGCCGCATGTTCCCCTGGGGCGATGAGCCGGCCGGCTGGATCAAGAGCAACATCGCGCACCCCGGGTCGAAGCGGGGCGCCAAGTACCCGCCGCTGGCCAATATCAACCGCTACGACAAAGGGGTGAGTCCCTACGGGGTCTACCAGCTGGCCGGCAACGTCAGCGAGTGGGTGTCGGATTGGTTCGACCCGGATTATTACCGCAAGGGCATTACTGAGAATCCTCAAGGCCCCGATGACGGTGAACTGAAAGTGTTTCGCGGCGGGTCCTGGAACGAAGACCCGGAAGTCGCGCGGTCTGCCGGACGCAACGGCGGAGAGCCGACAAGAAAGAGTTATCTCACCGGATTTCGCTGTGCGAAATCCGGTGCGGGCAATCAGCCGGCCGCGAGCAATTATCAGCTTACGCAAACTCCGTAA
- a CDS encoding hypothetical protein (Evidence 4 : Unknown function but conserved in other organisms; MaGe:77308816) yields the protein MQVRTIVRSIGVWSVGVAIAGGLAASGVSPVSAEEIGAGNQVFFKGGFMNLNQDRGTQIFTDTNGVLGAGGVNGGNAGWYVGAGLDLMMSKDVWGALDKTSVLGEIGLQLNRINSHRVNNAAGSIATCTLGGTCPTVDPQEVQLTLLTINVSPKIKFMEGSAFRPWIIPVGLDFHVMSPPSNKTQYLDAGLQFGAGFEVQVWKAFKVGVDARYHLTARMTNTINDYFQVGPYVGISF from the coding sequence ATGCAGGTTCGGACAATCGTGCGGAGCATTGGAGTGTGGTCTGTCGGAGTTGCGATCGCCGGGGGGCTCGCTGCCTCTGGTGTGTCGCCGGTTTCGGCTGAGGAGATCGGTGCCGGGAATCAGGTCTTCTTTAAAGGCGGGTTCATGAATTTAAACCAGGACCGGGGCACGCAGATTTTTACCGATACGAACGGCGTCTTGGGAGCCGGTGGTGTCAATGGAGGGAACGCCGGATGGTATGTCGGCGCGGGGCTCGACTTGATGATGTCCAAAGATGTCTGGGGCGCACTGGACAAGACGTCGGTCCTTGGCGAAATCGGGTTGCAGCTCAACCGAATTAACTCCCATCGGGTCAACAACGCCGCAGGGAGCATTGCAACCTGTACGCTTGGCGGGACCTGTCCCACGGTCGATCCGCAGGAAGTTCAGCTGACCCTGCTGACGATTAACGTTTCGCCGAAGATCAAATTCATGGAGGGCAGTGCGTTCCGGCCTTGGATTATTCCCGTCGGTCTCGATTTTCATGTGATGAGTCCACCGTCGAACAAGACGCAATATCTCGATGCCGGCCTGCAGTTCGGCGCGGGATTCGAGGTGCAGGTCTGGAAGGCGTTCAAGGTCGGCGTCGATGCCCGCTATCACCTGACGGCTCGGATGACCAACACGATCAACGATTATTTCCAAGTCGGCCCGTACGTGGGGATTTCGTTCTAG
- a CDS encoding hypothetical protein (Evidence 4 : Unknown function but conserved in other organisms; MaGe:77308813), which yields MKTRFCMGAVALWMIMIGAAGWFFVTGWTAKSTDGRTAILLAPAERDLILGEMRHLLKAVHGVVTGLADQDESAGRRQMEQAARAAGMGMAVDVNPAIMEKLPLPFKQMGMSIHRDMDALADAVANKETPQQILQRLANLTARCTTCHDLYRFSVGQ from the coding sequence ATGAAGACACGTTTCTGCATGGGTGCGGTTGCACTATGGATGATCATGATCGGTGCTGCCGGATGGTTTTTTGTGACGGGGTGGACGGCGAAGAGCACTGACGGGCGCACAGCGATTCTGTTGGCGCCGGCGGAACGAGACCTGATTCTTGGCGAGATGCGCCATCTCTTGAAAGCCGTTCATGGAGTGGTGACGGGATTGGCAGACCAGGATGAGTCGGCCGGCCGGCGACAGATGGAACAGGCGGCGCGTGCGGCGGGGATGGGCATGGCGGTGGATGTCAATCCGGCGATCATGGAAAAACTGCCGCTGCCGTTCAAGCAGATGGGGATGTCGATTCATCGCGACATGGATGCGCTGGCCGATGCGGTCGCAAACAAGGAAACGCCGCAGCAAATCTTGCAGCGTCTGGCGAACCTGACGGCCCGCTGCACGACGTGTCACGATTTGTACCGGTTTAGTGTGGGCCAGTAG
- a CDS encoding Ubiquinol--cytochrome c reductase, cytochrome B subunit (MaGe:77308811): MRIYQWLDSRLNLKSVERTLLDEPIPGGTSWIYVFGSATLFLFLMQAITGMFLALYYAPTPDHAYDSIQFIEEQVTFGAFVRGLHHWGASGMVVAIGLHMLQTFLYGAYKPPREVMWMVGVVLFLIVMAFAFTGYLLPWDQTAYWATQVGLNMVGTVPVVGEFLMKVMRGGEVLGALTLSRFFAIHVLFLPALLVSLIAAHLFILRRVGPAGPWTDARASLSSETFYPRQVYMDAVAMLVVFTVIASLALLVPFPLTDKANPADTSFVPVPEWYFLFYYELLKYVHGPLEPLATWILPMVVILVMLFWPFIDRNPARNPIRRPVALGAGAVFLLVVFSLLGLSLKNLYAVPRVDPAVARGQALFAQFGCAGCHRIHGVGGAVAPDLSFVGDKRPDREWHLKHFKDPQSVSPGSFMPKFPLTDPQLNDLTSYVLSLKKTP; encoded by the coding sequence ATGCGAATCTATCAATGGCTCGATAGCCGGCTCAATCTGAAGTCGGTGGAACGGACTCTTCTCGACGAACCCATCCCAGGCGGCACTAGCTGGATTTATGTCTTCGGCTCGGCCACCTTATTTCTCTTTCTGATGCAAGCCATCACGGGAATGTTCCTCGCCTTGTATTATGCGCCGACCCCCGATCACGCCTACGATAGCATTCAGTTCATCGAAGAACAGGTTACCTTTGGCGCGTTTGTGCGCGGCCTTCATCACTGGGGCGCCTCCGGCATGGTCGTCGCGATCGGACTGCACATGCTTCAAACCTTCTTGTATGGCGCGTATAAGCCGCCACGTGAAGTGATGTGGATGGTCGGCGTCGTGCTCTTTCTCATTGTGATGGCGTTTGCCTTTACCGGGTATCTGTTGCCCTGGGACCAGACGGCTTACTGGGCGACGCAGGTCGGCCTCAATATGGTGGGCACGGTGCCGGTGGTCGGAGAGTTCTTGATGAAGGTCATGCGAGGCGGGGAAGTGCTGGGGGCGCTGACGCTGTCCCGGTTCTTTGCCATCCATGTGCTCTTTCTGCCGGCGCTCCTGGTCAGTTTGATTGCCGCGCATCTTTTTATTTTGCGGCGTGTAGGACCGGCCGGTCCCTGGACCGATGCGCGGGCGTCGCTCAGCAGCGAGACGTTCTATCCACGGCAGGTCTATATGGATGCCGTCGCCATGCTGGTTGTGTTCACGGTCATTGCAAGCCTTGCGTTGCTGGTGCCGTTTCCGCTGACCGACAAGGCAAATCCGGCCGACACGAGTTTTGTGCCGGTGCCGGAGTGGTATTTCCTCTTCTATTACGAGTTGCTGAAGTACGTCCATGGGCCGCTGGAGCCGCTGGCGACGTGGATTCTTCCGATGGTCGTGATTCTGGTTATGTTGTTCTGGCCGTTCATCGATCGCAACCCTGCCAGGAATCCGATCAGACGGCCGGTCGCGCTTGGCGCAGGCGCGGTGTTTCTGCTTGTCGTGTTCTCCCTGTTGGGGCTGTCGCTTAAAAATCTCTACGCTGTTCCGCGCGTCGATCCGGCGGTGGCGAGAGGGCAAGCGCTCTTTGCCCAATTCGGCTGCGCAGGTTGCCATCGGATTCATGGCGTCGGAGGGGCGGTTGCGCCGGATTTATCCTTTGTCGGCGATAAGAGGCCGGACCGTGAATGGCACCTCAAGCATTTCAAAGATCCTCAATCCGTGTCGCCGGGATCGTTCATGCCGAAGTTTCCGCTCACCGATCCGCAGTTGAACGATCTGACGAGCTATGTGCTGAGTCTGAAGAAAACACCGTGA
- a CDS encoding Menaquinone-cytochrome C reductase iron-sulfur subunit (MaGe:77308812): protein MSEHQGDGGEGGAYTPVGTRRTFFGWVTTVAAGLIGFGLAVPLVGYVISPALKRKEQPWVDVASPDELPVGDPKQLDHVTTIQDGYLKAQSQNAVWAVKQPDGQVQVFSPRCTHLGCGYRWDGEVKQFKCPCHGSVFNIEGNVVAGPAPRPLDRLPSKVENGRLLVVFKEFKPGTKDPVEL from the coding sequence ATGAGCGAACATCAGGGGGACGGTGGAGAAGGAGGGGCCTATACACCGGTTGGGACGAGGCGGACCTTTTTCGGCTGGGTCACCACGGTGGCGGCAGGCCTCATTGGATTCGGACTGGCGGTGCCGTTGGTCGGGTATGTCATTTCCCCGGCCTTGAAGCGGAAGGAGCAGCCTTGGGTGGATGTCGCCAGCCCGGACGAGCTGCCTGTCGGCGATCCCAAACAGCTCGACCATGTCACGACGATTCAGGACGGATATTTGAAAGCCCAGTCGCAGAATGCGGTCTGGGCGGTCAAGCAGCCGGACGGACAGGTTCAGGTGTTCTCTCCGAGATGCACCCATCTCGGGTGTGGCTATCGTTGGGACGGAGAGGTGAAGCAGTTTAAGTGCCCGTGCCACGGCAGCGTGTTCAATATCGAAGGGAACGTAGTGGCAGGACCCGCGCCGCGTCCGCTCGATCGCTTGCCTTCCAAGGTCGAGAACGGCCGCCTTCTTGTGGTGTTCAAAGAGTTCAAGCCCGGAACCAAGGATCCCGTCGAATTGTGA
- a CDS encoding FGE-sulfatase domain-containing protein (MaGe:77308817), whose protein sequence is MQQKEGETFQRWEWAVNAVIVAAALLVVAPVAQALDTQDIVIEWTEAGKKIAMERAANWKTKDEMLLVPAGEFIMGSDKKTDRLAYRGEMPQRRVYLDAFEIGKYEVTALEYLKFVLATDRKPQLDWRYDGGNFQDTMAHHPIMHVSWYDAEAYCKWAGKRLPTEAEWEKAARGTDGRLFPWGPELAGPTRANFGRTGLSGPVRDRPERLLLYPPIISVDRYDKAVSPYGLYQTIGNVSEWVADWYDKDYYASASDRNPKGPATGTQKAFRGGGWMDSTTTMRVAMRNGTDPQTKINWMGFRCARDAQDGAGTKVSMAVK, encoded by the coding sequence ATGCAGCAGAAGGAAGGGGAGACGTTTCAGAGATGGGAATGGGCGGTGAATGCGGTCATTGTGGCCGCGGCATTGCTAGTTGTGGCTCCTGTTGCGCAGGCATTGGATACGCAAGACATCGTGATCGAGTGGACCGAGGCAGGCAAAAAGATTGCGATGGAACGGGCGGCCAACTGGAAGACGAAGGATGAAATGTTGCTGGTGCCTGCCGGCGAATTCATCATGGGCAGCGACAAGAAGACGGACCGGCTGGCCTATCGTGGCGAGATGCCGCAGCGGCGGGTCTATCTGGATGCGTTCGAGATCGGGAAGTACGAAGTGACGGCGCTGGAGTATCTGAAGTTTGTTCTGGCGACCGATCGGAAGCCGCAATTGGACTGGCGGTACGACGGCGGAAACTTCCAGGACACGATGGCGCACCATCCCATCATGCATGTGTCCTGGTACGATGCCGAGGCCTACTGCAAGTGGGCGGGGAAGCGGCTGCCGACCGAAGCGGAATGGGAAAAGGCGGCGCGCGGAACGGACGGGCGGCTGTTTCCATGGGGGCCGGAACTCGCCGGACCGACGAGGGCGAATTTCGGACGGACCGGGCTGTCCGGGCCTGTACGCGATCGTCCGGAGCGGTTGTTGTTGTATCCTCCGATCATTTCCGTCGACCGGTACGACAAAGCGGTGAGCCCGTACGGGCTCTATCAGACGATCGGCAACGTGTCCGAATGGGTGGCCGACTGGTACGACAAGGATTATTACGCGTCCGCGTCTGATCGCAACCCCAAAGGGCCGGCAACTGGCACGCAAAAGGCTTTCCGCGGCGGTGGATGGATGGACAGCACGACGACGATGCGTGTTGCGATGCGCAACGGGACCGATCCCCAAACCAAGATCAACTGGATGGGATTCCGGTGCGCCCGCGATGCGCAGGATGGGGCAGGAACGAAGGTGTCGATGGCGGTGAAGTAG
- a CDS encoding conserved exported protein of unknown function (Evidence 4 : Unknown function but conserved in other organisms; MaGe:77308819) — protein MKIKTQLMTGILALALGSPALAYEEAIVTEGGTITGTVKLDGAVPKPKGYNLTTLPDPFYCGRISDGQGWRILQPFQVGAAGEFRDVVVYLEGVEKGKPFEEKMVPQIEAKDCLFLPFTTVVRDDQSVTVVNMDPVMHDIQAYETSNLGARVLFNVPLPMNPQHPRNFKDRTEAGMYHKHMAGPPMKQLVNLSKNRRIFVMQCGFHAYMESWGMAINNPYFAKTDEQGQFTITDVPPGTYKLVVWHPYVRTTTEQTVTIGPKATVETAISVPAPTGRLYANEVLDHAYTRYNVTEEAKKEIDPLLEKQEH, from the coding sequence ATGAAAATCAAGACACAACTGATGACCGGAATACTGGCGCTGGCTCTGGGGAGCCCTGCTTTGGCCTATGAAGAAGCCATCGTGACAGAAGGCGGGACTATCACAGGGACCGTGAAGCTTGATGGCGCGGTCCCCAAGCCGAAAGGGTATAACCTGACCACGTTGCCAGACCCGTTCTATTGCGGGCGTATTTCCGACGGGCAAGGCTGGCGGATTCTTCAGCCGTTTCAGGTTGGGGCTGCCGGAGAGTTTCGCGACGTCGTGGTCTATTTAGAAGGAGTGGAGAAGGGCAAACCGTTCGAGGAAAAGATGGTGCCGCAGATCGAGGCGAAAGATTGCTTGTTTTTACCATTCACGACGGTGGTGCGTGACGATCAATCGGTGACCGTGGTCAACATGGATCCGGTCATGCACGATATTCAAGCCTATGAAACGTCGAATTTAGGCGCGCGTGTTCTTTTCAACGTGCCCCTGCCGATGAATCCGCAGCATCCGCGCAACTTTAAAGATCGCACCGAAGCCGGGATGTATCACAAACATATGGCGGGGCCGCCGATGAAGCAATTGGTCAATCTCAGCAAGAACCGCCGCATTTTCGTCATGCAGTGCGGCTTCCATGCCTATATGGAGAGCTGGGGAATGGCTATCAATAACCCCTATTTTGCCAAAACGGACGAACAGGGCCAGTTTACCATCACCGATGTGCCGCCGGGCACCTACAAGCTGGTCGTGTGGCATCCCTATGTCAGGACCACAACGGAGCAGACCGTTACGATTGGTCCCAAGGCCACCGTCGAAACGGCGATCAGCGTACCGGCTCCAACGGGACGGCTCTACGCCAACGAAGTGTTGGATCATGCGTATACTCGCTACAACGTGACCGAGGAAGCGAAGAAAGAAATCGATCCGCTGCTTGAAAAGCAGGAGCACTGA
- a CDS encoding conserved exported protein of unknown function (Evidence 4 : Unknown function but conserved in other organisms; MaGe:77308814), which yields MRKQAAANQRRSLCAIAVSGCVVLGAACIGGSPASAYEVWLTDQSDTGKESGGYLHIYDGAQLAANPASAKPTMTIDFAGDIGKFCEETTKKAVRRPHMLFFNQSQDHAIISFLSGHVLFMDAATKKPDACLSMGKNVHAAWPTPDQKMAIAANIAEKKFIRIWTDYAAHKFTFDLEKDVVNLAAFEGGERPDTSPICPITESSSRYAFVTLRGGGLLVFDVTATPMTAVAMLNNNQIHPAGCGGVQAGGTMYVNSGGGWPVAPLSYDVYALDISGLPATVSAKLISQRDDKFADSHGMIGVGRYVWSADRAGNNVEIIDTVSHLSVGTIDLVAEGNTDPAPDLMDVAPDGQYVFVGLRGPNPLTGNDKGVHNAKGTIPGVGVVHVDAGGKVGHYKGQAVITNKKDEKETADTHGIAVRK from the coding sequence ATGAGAAAACAAGCTGCCGCAAATCAGCGGAGGTCACTGTGTGCCATAGCGGTGAGTGGATGTGTCGTGCTGGGGGCAGCCTGCATTGGCGGCTCGCCCGCTTCCGCGTATGAAGTGTGGCTGACCGATCAGTCCGATACCGGCAAGGAGAGTGGGGGGTATCTCCATATTTATGACGGCGCGCAGCTGGCGGCGAATCCGGCCTCGGCGAAGCCCACGATGACTATCGACTTTGCCGGCGACATCGGCAAGTTCTGCGAGGAGACGACCAAGAAGGCCGTGCGCCGCCCGCATATGCTGTTCTTCAATCAGAGTCAGGACCATGCCATCATTTCGTTCCTGAGCGGCCATGTCCTATTCATGGACGCGGCGACGAAGAAACCGGATGCCTGTCTTTCCATGGGGAAAAACGTGCATGCCGCCTGGCCGACACCGGATCAGAAGATGGCGATCGCCGCGAACATCGCGGAGAAGAAATTCATCCGGATCTGGACGGACTACGCGGCGCACAAGTTCACCTTCGATCTTGAAAAAGACGTCGTGAACCTGGCCGCCTTCGAAGGGGGCGAGCGGCCGGATACGTCGCCGATCTGCCCGATTACCGAATCGTCGAGTCGCTATGCCTTTGTGACGTTGCGCGGCGGAGGGTTGCTCGTCTTTGATGTGACGGCGACGCCGATGACGGCGGTGGCGATGTTGAACAATAACCAGATTCATCCGGCTGGCTGCGGCGGCGTTCAGGCCGGCGGCACCATGTACGTGAATTCCGGCGGCGGATGGCCGGTGGCGCCGCTGTCCTACGATGTGTACGCGCTCGACATCTCAGGCCTGCCGGCCACAGTATCGGCCAAGCTGATTTCGCAACGGGACGACAAGTTTGCCGATTCGCACGGCATGATCGGAGTCGGCCGCTATGTCTGGAGCGCGGATCGGGCAGGCAACAATGTCGAGATTATCGACACAGTGAGCCATCTGAGCGTGGGCACTATCGATCTTGTCGCTGAAGGAAATACGGATCCGGCCCCCGATTTGATGGACGTCGCGCCGGATGGACAGTATGTGTTTGTCGGCCTTCGTGGCCCCAATCCATTAACCGGCAACGACAAGGGTGTGCATAACGCGAAGGGGACGATTCCCGGCGTCGGGGTGGTCCATGTCGATGCGGGCGGCAAGGTCGGGCATTACAAGGGCCAGGCGGTCATCACGAATAAGAAGGACGAGAAGGAAACCGCCGATACCCACGGAATTGCCGTGAGAAAGTAA